One Vallitalea pronyensis genomic region harbors:
- a CDS encoding RNA polymerase sigma factor has translation MKENISEQEFEQLIDEYGTQILRLCYLYLKDYQLAEDACQDTFLSVYRNIGNFKKASSIKTWITKICINTCKNYLRSSWAKRIILNDKKIRAEKYIEKPIMEESELMTLIMDLNRKQKEVILMFYYQEFSTKEIASILNISESNVCTRLSRARKCLRIEVEGALV, from the coding sequence GTGAAAGAAAATATAAGCGAACAAGAGTTTGAACAATTAATTGACGAATATGGTACTCAAATTTTAAGATTATGTTATTTGTACTTAAAAGACTATCAACTTGCTGAGGATGCATGTCAAGATACTTTTTTATCTGTATATAGGAATATTGGCAATTTTAAAAAAGCATCCTCAATAAAAACATGGATTACAAAAATATGTATAAATACATGTAAAAATTATTTACGAAGTTCATGGGCAAAAAGAATTATACTAAATGATAAAAAGATAAGAGCGGAAAAATACATTGAAAAACCTATAATGGAAGAAAGCGAGTTAATGACGTTGATAATGGATTTGAATCGAAAGCAGAAGGAAGTGATTTTGATGTTTTACTATCAGGAATTCTCAACTAAGGAAATAGCGAGTATTTTGAATATATCAGAATCAAATGTATGCACAAGATTATCAAGAGCAAGAAAATGTTTGAGAATTGAAGTGGAAGGAGCTCTAGTATGA
- a CDS encoding MFS transporter, which yields MGNTTSLKLDYKKTFILGFGFFTTGLVWPLYNVYVPLFLRQFFDRQLIINGIMTLDNILAIFLIPVISAMSDRTVTRYGKRKPYIMVGLPISALMFILLPGFSHNFLFLMVIITILNFSMAIYRGPVVALMPDMTPPELRSEANGIINFMGGLASVFVLIGGSFMYAANRNLPFMATGIVMVISLIIIMRFIKEPTTYAPSEKKEKVPILKTIRDVIGAKDQKTIKILFAILFWFIGYQGLEATFSNYAVYYLNLAEEEASLILGGYALAFLLFAIPSGFIGKKLGKKRAILIGLTVDIFIFIILGLMGPAGLIPFNKTTMIALFGVAGIFWAFININSYPYVVQGVSEEKVGTYTGLYYFFSSIAAISGPFIYGLFVDYIGFNVLFYVTAATFAIAWVFVQLIKTNHTEVM from the coding sequence ATGGGGAATACAACTTCATTAAAACTGGATTATAAAAAAACGTTTATTCTGGGTTTTGGTTTTTTCACAACGGGTCTGGTATGGCCTCTCTATAACGTCTATGTACCTCTGTTCTTGCGACAATTTTTTGACCGCCAGTTAATCATTAATGGTATCATGACACTGGATAACATCTTAGCTATATTCTTGATTCCTGTCATCAGCGCCATGAGTGATCGAACAGTTACCCGATATGGTAAACGAAAGCCGTATATTATGGTGGGACTACCTATCTCAGCACTGATGTTTATCCTGCTGCCAGGTTTTTCACATAATTTCTTATTCTTGATGGTCATTATTACCATTCTTAATTTTTCCATGGCCATATACAGGGGGCCTGTGGTAGCCCTTATGCCAGACATGACACCGCCTGAGCTTCGCAGTGAGGCAAATGGTATTATTAACTTCATGGGTGGTTTAGCCTCTGTTTTTGTATTGATTGGCGGCTCATTTATGTATGCGGCTAATCGGAACCTGCCTTTTATGGCTACGGGTATTGTGATGGTCATATCCCTCATCATTATCATGCGGTTCATAAAAGAGCCTACAACCTATGCCCCTTCAGAAAAAAAAGAAAAAGTACCTATTCTAAAAACCATTCGTGACGTGATAGGTGCAAAAGATCAAAAAACCATTAAAATACTCTTTGCTATTTTATTCTGGTTTATTGGTTACCAAGGACTAGAAGCTACTTTTAGTAACTATGCTGTGTATTACCTGAATCTTGCTGAAGAAGAAGCCAGTTTGATTCTTGGGGGATATGCATTAGCTTTTCTGCTATTTGCCATTCCATCTGGCTTTATTGGTAAGAAATTAGGTAAAAAAAGAGCCATTCTCATTGGTTTAACCGTGGACATCTTCATCTTTATTATTCTCGGTTTGATGGGACCTGCTGGACTTATCCCATTCAATAAAACCACCATGATTGCTTTATTTGGTGTAGCCGGTATTTTCTGGGCGTTTATTAACATTAACTCATATCCCTATGTGGTTCAAGGTGTTAGCGAAGAAAAAGTGGGTACATATACAGGGTTATATTACTTCTTCTCATCCATTGCAGCCATTAGTGGACCATTCATCTATGGACTGTTTGTGGATTATATAGGATTCAATGTATTGTTCTACGTGACGGCGGCAACATTTGCTATCGCATGGGTATTTGTTCAACTGATTAAAACCAATCATACTGAGGTTATGTAA